The following nucleotide sequence is from Deltaproteobacteria bacterium.
CCGTGGTATTTATTAAACCTGAAAAACTGACGGATTTATCCCCGGAGAGGAAAGAAACCCTCATTAAGAGGTCCATGGAAGATATTTCGGATATTTATGAAGAAACCCGGGACATCGTCCGGGGCGTTCAAAAGGGAGGCGACCAGGTCATTCTAAAGCATTACCGGAAACATAAATCCGATATTCGGCCGAAAGATCTTTTGGTTCAACCTGAAGAAATCAAGGCATCTTATAAACTGGTCGACAAGGCCGTA
It contains:
- a CDS encoding histidinol dehydrogenase, whose product is MVFIKPEKLTDLSPERKETLIKRSMEDISDIYEETRDIVRGVQKGGDQVILKHYRKHKSDIRPKDLLVQPEEIKASYKLVDKAV